The sequence GAGGCATATTGCTGATAGCCCGGAAGAACTTAACTCAGCCATCTACCTTCAAGTGAGCATTATTAGTCAAGCACTCATCTTTGTAACCCGATCAAGGAGCTGGTCCTTTGTGGAACGCCCTGGTTTCTTACTTGTTGCTGCCTTCATTGCAGCACAGTtggttagtatttttatttgttaccGTGTGGAATCTACTCTTACCATTTGCTTGTGCATGATTACTCTTATCTTGTCCTAATTTTCCCACCTGTTCAAATAAGGTGGCCACTGCTATCGCTGTGTATGCACACTGGGGCTTTGCTAGGATCCATGGCATTGGATGGGGATGGGCAGGAGTGATCTGGATCTACAGCATCATTACATATATCCCGCTTGATATCCTCAAGTTCATCATCCGCTATGGATTGGCCGGAAAGGCCTGGGATAACATGCTCCAAAACAAGGTTCTTAACTACTCAACTCTATAATACTACGAAAGTCTACACGTTCTGCCAATGAATAATAGTATTCAATTTAGTTGTTTTTCATGGTCTAGAAAAATAATTGCAATTTCTTTGTTTATGTATATGATGAAAAGACTGCTTTCACAACAAAAAAAGATTATGGAAAGGGTGAGAGGGAGGCACAATGGGCAACTGCTCAACGTACACTTCATGGTCTCCAACGTCCTGAACAACTTTTCAATGACAAGAGCAGCTACAGCGAGTTGTCCGAGATTGCTGAGCAGGCCAAGAGACGAGCTGAAGTTTCCAGGTACTTTGCAAAACCAGCACCATTTTTAAGTCATCCCTGATTACATACGTGAAGTAGTACTTAAGAAGTCGAAACCCCCATGCCTAAACTACAAGAAACACCGTCCAAATTAAACTCGTCTTAATCTACAGGCTGAGGGAGCTACACACTCTCAAGGGGCACGTTGATTCGGTTGTGAAGCTGAAGGGCCTAGACATTGAAACGATCCAACAACACTACACGGTTTAAAAACACATTGTGAAAGATTGAACAAGCCCGACTTGTGGAGCAAGTCATGTGTGTAAGCTATTAAGGAAGATGGAGACCGATGGTGAAAGAAGCTGTTTGtaatcttctttccttttcttttattaatttttattgatctatttgCCATTTCTCATCAAAAGATTTTTAGGCTTTAGGcttacatacaaaatataataatccaGCTTTGTAGTCAATACGAAAATATAGAGAGATTgtggttttcttcttcttcttcttcttcttcttttcctttatgTTGGAGAAAAATTAATGTATTGTACTCTGCATCTTGTGGGTATGTCATCCACAAAACAAACCCTTTTCCTGAAATAAGCAGCAGAATATGTTGCTCCCCATAATAACCATCAATTATCTATCTATTGAAGAGTTTTGCTAGCTTTTGTTGAGCCATGCCATCAATGCATGTACTCAATGACCATACATCCAAAATCATTTGAAAGGTAAAGTAAATAATTTTAGACAATTTcgttttctttaataaaatattattgaaaattaacatgaactactctttttttttttttatacacatcttttttttttatacacatCACGCGAGTATGCGACTGGTCtgtttgttatgaaaaaaaatattcgtaATTTTAAATTGTACGATcgtcgtataattattttataaaaagtaataaaacataaatttacattaaaaaaattttaataataaattctattttttttaaaacaattatattaaatcacgtcaACGCATTTGCTCATAAATGTTATTATTTAAACTTAACATTTATCCCTCCGCCATCACTCTCGCGTTCTCTCTCTATcgctctctccccctctctcgcGCGCGCGCTCTTTCCCCcttgagttctctctctctctatctcgctctctctctctctaagtctCTGTTGATCTCCCCGTTCCGGTATTAGTTTCCTGGGTGACGAATGAAGGCCGCCGGAGCCAGCGCGCCGCCCAGCCACCAAGGTAATGTCTCggcttttctctctctttctccccgtCCGATCTCGTTATCCCCGTccgatttctctctctctctctccgtgtgGTCCCTGACCATCTCGAACTCGGTTTTAACCTCTTTTTCAATGCCACAGGGAAACTCGAACGTCCCTAGACTCGACCTCGCTCCCGAATTCGACGGATCCACTGCAACGAGTTTTGGTTAAGGTACCCTCTAGTGTTACTCTTGTAATCGCAGTGTCGCACTGTAATTTCCATGAATTGTACGTTTGGTGCCCACTGGAAGTTGGGTTGTCTCTGTTTGTATGCTGGAAATTGCAGGTTGAGTGATTTCATGGTTGCTTTGTGTTCGGAGAGTCCCCTGTTTGTGCAATCGTGAGTGGAGGAGGGGATGGACGTAAAATGTGGGTTGGCGTTCTGATGTATCGGGAGTAAGATTGTAAATGGTAATATACGTTGTGGTGAATTTTAAGCGAATCCAAGGAATTTGGGTTAATCTATTGATGAAGTAGCGAGTTTTGGGCATTGTGCCCGGGTCATTAGAAACCCAAGGCACCATGTTGGACTATTTTGGTTGATGGGCTGTTTATGGGCTCATATTGAGCTATAGTCGGACTTTAGAATTTTGTTAGTTAGAATGGCGTTTTGTTGGAATGAGTTACTAATATATTAGTGGTATTTTTTGGATTAGGTCATTACACTACTATTGTTCGAGTTCAAACCTTAGGTAGTAGATTGCAAAAGTCAGGTAAGCAGCGCTCTTATGCTAGATTTTTTCGAAAACTGATTGAggttaattttgtgaaaaacctGCATATTTCGTTATGAAAACAGTCTCGGTTATTTTATGCACTAGTCTTTGTATCTGAACTTTGAAATCTGACATTTTATCATGCTTGTGTTAACATGAGCAATTTTTTTACCATGTTCCTCTATTGCCTAAAATGTAAATAATGAAATCTAAAGTTTTTATCTgcttatataatatttatatgctCAGTACTTGTTCGAATATGACATTGCATCTAAAAATTTTTAGGTATACAATTTTGTTCTACTATGGTTACGGGCATTACCACGGGAGATAATAGTGGCCTTTGATTTCTGACCTTGTCATGGGTGTAAAATGGTGGCCTCTGATGTTTGACCTTGCCACAGTTGTAAAATGGTGGCCTCTGTTCTAAGTGCAATCACTttggtgacaaagtgatttatgttcttcTTAGCTATCCACAGGATACATAACCCTGCcatggggttaaacatggcctctgtATTTGTTTCTGATGTTGTTTCAGTACGCTTGTGCGTAAGGTCTTTTGTATACATTATTATTGTAATGAAATGCTTCTGAAAATGCCATTGCCATGTATTTTAGAATTGtctttttttgcattttgtaACTGGCTCATGCTTACACATAAGTATAGGTTTGTTGCTTATTGAGTCAGTGGAAGCACCGCTTTATCTCTATCATCTTTTTTAGATGATTGATGGTTGTGACAATTGGAATAGATGATACGTGACAGGAATATAGGAGAAAGGTGAGATAAGTGCAAAGTGTCATAAGTGGATCTGTATGACTTAAAAGAAAGTTTGCCAATGTTTAGTTTATCCTACTTAGAAGAATTTTTTAGACACTAGATATTGGAGGACTTTTTGcatttaagtttttattattgtggatttCAGGTTAAAGGGATCACCCCCAGGTATAAGGTGTGACACTACATGCCCATATTCCAAAAGTACCCAATACTTATTCCTTACCTAGAGCCTTGGAATAATAAATGCTCATACTAATTTTGTTAGACATATCTTGGATATGATATAACTTCGTGTATCGTCTACTGGTAGTATACCTCCTCATTGTATGCTTGAACAGAATGCCATATCACAAATAAAAGGTTATCATTATTGCAGGCAAATCGAATGCTAAATGGGGGAACCAAAAAGGCACAGAATACTCATGGTCTCTGATTTTTTCTATCCCAACTTTGGTGGTGTGGAGAATCACATATACTATCTGTCACAATGCCTACTGAAGCTTGGCCACAAGGTCAGGGAGTGTCATTTTATTTGTTGGCTCTACTCCTTCCTCCTCCCGTGGCCATTGGTGACAAAGACTTTCTTTTACCCTGTTGTGCAGGTGGTAGTTATGACTCACGCCTATGGAAATCGTTCTGGGGTGAGATATATGACTGGTGGCCTGAAAGTATACTATGTACCATGGAAACCATTTCTTATGCAGAATACATTACCGACCTTCTATGGGACACTTCCAATTATAAGGACTATCCTTATTCGAGAAAAAATATCACTAGTTCATGGACATCAAGCCTTTTCAACTCTTTGTCATGAAGCTTTGATGCATTCTCGCACCATGGGCTGCAGGGTTGTATTTACTGATCATTCACTCTATGGTTTTGGTGATGTTGGAAGCATCCACATGAACAAGGTATTGCAGTTTACTTTAGCAGATGTAAGTCAGGCCATTTGTGTTTCTCATACAAGCAAAGAAAACACTGTGCTACGTTCAGGTCTACCACCAGAAAAGGTCTTTGTTATACCTAATGCTGTTGACACTGCTATGTTCAAGCCTGCCCTGGAGCGGCCTAGTGATAACGAAATTGTTATAGTTGTGATTAGTAGATTGGTTTATCGGAAGGGTGCTGATTTGCTTGTTGAAGTCATTCCAGAAGTTTGCCGTTTATATCCTAATGTGAGTTACCTAGCGTTTGTTATTGGATTTCAATTCAGATTTGTTGGCTTATATACTTGGTttcattttattcattgatATGGGAATTGCATGAACTGTGCACTGATTCCATGCCCACTGTAAGTATTGGATCCTTGCTTCTCTATTAGCAATTTATAAAGTCAATAAGAGATTGTAGAGTCAGTATCACTTGATTGGGTGAAATATGACTGCTCAAATTCTTCACTCATGCCCGTGAGCTGGATATTTCCATGCACCATAGCTCTGTAAATTAGCAATTCTGTGTAGGAAGAATGCCTAACAACTTTTTGATAGCAAGTTTCAAAGATCATACCTTGGATTCATTAAATCAACATATATTTGATGTGCCCTATCTATAACTAGTTTGTATACATTATTTTATCCTCAATGAACTCATTAAGAGATATATATTAAGGGTTCACCCTGTAATGGGTTGGGGGTGTTCATTTTACAGGATTAGGGATTTTATTCAATTGTTGGGTTATATGAAAAGGAGATTGCcttttgttgaaatttgaattctgTATTAAGGTCCGTTTCATTGTTGGAGGAGATGGACCCAAAAGGGTGCGGTTAGAACAGATGAGAGAGAAGCATTCTCTTCAAGATCGAGTTGAAATGTTGGGTGCTGTACCCCATGCTCAAGTACGGTCTGTCTTGATTTCTGGCCATATATTCTTAAACAGGTAGTTATTCTTAGAAGTTCTTcccatattaatttatttttacattaagaAGTATACTCAATTTTGTAGCTAGAG comes from Juglans microcarpa x Juglans regia isolate MS1-56 chromosome 8S, Jm3101_v1.0, whole genome shotgun sequence and encodes:
- the LOC121244391 gene encoding phosphatidylinositol N-acetylglucosaminyltransferase subunit A isoform X2, which gives rise to MGEPKRHRILMVSDFFYPNFGGVENHIYYLSQCLLKLGHKVVVMTHAYGNRSGVRYMTGGLKVYYVPWKPFLMQNTLPTFYGTLPIIRTILIREKISLVHGHQAFSTLCHEALMHSRTMGCRVVFTDHSLYGFGDVGSIHMNKVLQFTLADVSQAICVSHTSKENTVLRSGLPPEKVFVIPNAVDTAMFKPALERPSDNEIVIVVISRLVYRKGADLLVEVIPEVCRLYPNVRFIVGGDGPKRVRLEQMREKHSLQDRVEMLGAVPHAQVRSVLISGHIFLNSSLTEAFCIAILEAASCGLLTVSTRVGGVPEVLPDDMVVLAEPDPSDMVLAIKKAISILPTIDPQMKKLYNWHDVAKRTEIVYDRALKCSNQSLLERLSRYLSCGAWAGKLFCMVVVIDFLLFRLLQLWQPAEDIEVVPDILLSQDEDKRDAAKLESSTMTNA
- the LOC121244391 gene encoding phosphatidylinositol N-acetylglucosaminyltransferase subunit A isoform X3 gives rise to the protein MGEPKRHRILMVSDFFYPNFGGVENHIYYLSQCLLKLGHKVVVMTHAYGNRSGVRYMTGGLKVYYVPWKPFLMQNTLPTFYGTLPIIRTILIREKISLVHGHQAFSTLCHEALMHSRTMGCRVVFTDHSLYGFGDVGSIHMNKVLQFTLADVSQAICVSHTSKENTVLRSGLPPEKVFVIPNAVDTAMFKPALERPSDNEIVIVVISRLVYRKGADLLVEVIPEVCRLYPNVRFIVGGDGPKRVRLEQMREKHSLQDRVEMLGAVPHAQVRSVLISGHIFLNSSLTEAFCIAILEAASCGLLTVSTRVGGVPEVLPDDMVVLAEPDPSDMVLAIKKAISILPTIDPQVMHNRMKKLYNWHDVAKRTEIVYDRALKCSNQSLLERLSRYLSCGAWAGKLFCMVVVIDFLLFRLLQLWQRISRWYLIFFCPKMKIRGMLPNLSLQQ
- the LOC121244391 gene encoding phosphatidylinositol N-acetylglucosaminyltransferase subunit A isoform X1 — protein: MGEPKRHRILMVSDFFYPNFGGVENHIYYLSQCLLKLGHKVVVMTHAYGNRSGVRYMTGGLKVYYVPWKPFLMQNTLPTFYGTLPIIRTILIREKISLVHGHQAFSTLCHEALMHSRTMGCRVVFTDHSLYGFGDVGSIHMNKVLQFTLADVSQAICVSHTSKENTVLRSGLPPEKVFVIPNAVDTAMFKPALERPSDNEIVIVVISRLVYRKGADLLVEVIPEVCRLYPNVRFIVGGDGPKRVRLEQMREKHSLQDRVEMLGAVPHAQVRSVLISGHIFLNSSLTEAFCIAILEAASCGLLTVSTRVGGVPEVLPDDMVVLAEPDPSDMVLAIKKAISILPTIDPQVMHNRMKKLYNWHDVAKRTEIVYDRALKCSNQSLLERLSRYLSCGAWAGKLFCMVVVIDFLLFRLLQLWQPAEDIEVVPDILLSQDEDKRDAAKLESSTMTNA